A window of Candidatus Xiphinematobacter sp. Idaho Grape contains these coding sequences:
- a CDS encoding adenylyltransferase/cytidyltransferase family protein codes for MNDPILPCGGWLSTLSTIAVILSPENLVAFAENVHRQGARLVLTNGCFDLLHVGHVRYLQHARSLGDVLLVAVNSDASIRSLKGAERPVNSQENRAEILAAIRCVDCVTIFDSLRATQVIQKVRPVLYAKGGDYTVDTLDPEEATALVEVGAEIRFIPPTLGYSTTSLIGRLR; via the coding sequence TTGAATGATCCTATCTTGCCCTGTGGAGGATGGCTCTCCACACTATCAACGATAGCCGTGATACTTTCCCCAGAAAACCTAGTGGCCTTTGCTGAGAATGTGCATCGTCAGGGGGCACGTCTTGTTCTAACAAATGGCTGCTTTGACCTCTTACACGTCGGCCATGTGCGCTACTTACAGCATGCTAGAAGCCTAGGTGACGTTTTGCTGGTAGCAGTAAATTCAGACGCCTCCATTAGGAGCCTAAAGGGGGCAGAACGTCCAGTAAATAGCCAAGAAAACCGAGCGGAAATCTTGGCAGCTATAAGGTGCGTGGACTGTGTTACAATCTTCGATTCTTTACGGGCGACTCAGGTTATTCAAAAAGTACGTCCAGTTTTATATGCAAAGGGAGGAGACTATACTGTAGACACATTAGACCCAGAAGAAGCTACCGCTCTTGTTGAGGTGGGCGCTGAAATTCGGTTTATACCACCGACTCTTGGCTATTCGACGACGTCCCTTATTGGCCGATTACGGTAA
- a CDS encoding zinc ribbon domain-containing protein has protein sequence MIPEIRKLLILQHSDQKLRTLRLELVSIPAQRLASETAFAKASTQLSHIKTHSREIDLEANRLELDVQAKRAAIARYKQHQLQARKNEEYVALSHEILVAEAAILKIEERQLELMEEAEKSHLLLKAAQKNHTDERKKLETQLSKLAIRIATLEVNVRELEAAHVRLSAGIDVDLLDQYSRLFKSKNGQAVVPIEHDVCSGCHMKATPQIIVLVKSEKSITHCLQCGCILYLPQLYDPSLP, from the coding sequence ATGATCCCAGAAATCAGAAAATTACTTATTCTTCAACATTCCGACCAAAAACTACGCACACTTCGTCTAGAACTAGTATCTATCCCTGCACAAAGGCTTGCCAGTGAGACAGCCTTTGCAAAGGCATCTACACAATTAAGTCATATCAAAACCCATTCACGGGAAATTGACTTGGAAGCGAATCGTTTAGAACTTGATGTACAAGCCAAAAGAGCTGCTATTGCCCGTTACAAACAGCACCAACTTCAAGCTCGCAAAAACGAGGAATATGTAGCACTAAGTCACGAAATTTTGGTAGCTGAGGCGGCAATCCTCAAAATCGAAGAACGTCAACTTGAACTTATGGAAGAAGCTGAAAAGAGTCATCTTCTCTTGAAGGCAGCTCAAAAAAACCATACCGACGAACGCAAAAAGTTAGAGACTCAGCTGTCAAAACTGGCCATTCGCATAGCCACACTTGAAGTTAACGTTCGCGAGTTGGAAGCTGCGCATGTCAGATTGAGCGCAGGTATTGACGTTGACCTTCTCGATCAATATTCCAGACTTTTTAAAAGTAAAAATGGTCAGGCTGTGGTGCCTATAGAACATGATGTCTGCTCGGGCTGTCATATGAAGGCTACTCCGCAGATAATCGTTCTTGTGAAGTCTGAAAAATCCATTACACACTGCTTGCAGTGTGGATGCATTCTTTACTTACCTCAGTTGTATGATCCATCCTTACCGTAA
- a CDS encoding ribonuclease D, translating to MKHDVQSQIYSVKKEAVLSSVANTHTTILPQVRSCTENYQVLIESNSGLMEFLSDISSLLDIALDTEADSLHCYFEKLCLIQISTNSATVLIDPLSEVELKLLFKGLLNKRVVFHGADYDLRLLARYGEFSPHEIFDTMIAARLLGYSQLGLAALVERFFGVKLSKASQRANWALRPLPQQMIEYAANDTKFLLPLAGILEAEIVRLGRQEWLRQSLERMFRLTKTHKERDPNRAWRIAGSAALQPYAQAVLRELWNWREVEAREWNRPPFYVMSNEDMLKIAESATKGVFSSPPRFSSSRRKRFRQTLARALQIPEDYWPLQDKPTRYLPSKQAVEEFGRLKRLRDEIAREEKLDPAIIAPRSILESIAFQKNLSGLMDWQKRLLQLR from the coding sequence GTGAAACATGATGTTCAATCACAGATTTACAGCGTAAAGAAAGAGGCAGTGCTATCTTCTGTCGCCAACACGCATACCACGATCCTTCCACAAGTTCGTTCTTGTACAGAGAACTACCAAGTCTTGATTGAATCTAATTCAGGGCTAATGGAGTTCCTTTCCGATATTTCCTCTCTGCTAGATATCGCCTTAGATACGGAAGCCGATAGTCTGCACTGCTATTTTGAGAAATTGTGTCTGATTCAGATCAGTACAAATTCAGCAACGGTGTTAATAGATCCCCTGTCTGAGGTAGAGTTGAAATTACTTTTCAAGGGTCTTCTCAACAAGAGAGTGGTTTTTCATGGAGCGGACTACGACTTAAGGCTGCTAGCGCGCTATGGGGAGTTCAGCCCACATGAGATTTTTGATACTATGATTGCTGCACGCCTCCTAGGTTACAGCCAGTTGGGACTTGCAGCTTTAGTGGAACGTTTTTTTGGTGTAAAGCTTTCTAAAGCTTCCCAGAGGGCAAATTGGGCGTTGCGCCCATTGCCGCAACAAATGATAGAATATGCGGCAAACGATACAAAATTCCTTTTACCTCTGGCAGGGATTTTAGAGGCAGAAATTGTTCGCCTGGGACGCCAGGAGTGGCTACGCCAATCTTTGGAACGTATGTTCCGCCTGACTAAAACTCACAAAGAAAGAGATCCGAACAGAGCTTGGCGTATTGCAGGTTCAGCAGCTCTACAGCCTTATGCTCAAGCGGTGCTGCGAGAACTTTGGAATTGGAGGGAGGTAGAAGCTCGTGAATGGAACCGTCCCCCATTTTATGTCATGAGTAATGAAGATATGCTGAAGATTGCAGAATCGGCAACAAAAGGCGTCTTTTCTTCTCCTCCCCGATTTTCATCTTCTCGTCGCAAGCGCTTTAGGCAAACTCTTGCTAGAGCTCTCCAGATTCCAGAAGATTACTGGCCCTTACAGGATAAGCCAACCAGGTATCTTCCAAGTAAGCAGGCGGTAGAAGAGTTTGGTCGACTAAAAAGGTTGCGTGATGAAATTGCTAGGGAGGAAAAGCTGGATCCAGCGATTATTGCACCAAGAAGCATCTTGGAATCAATCGCTTTCCAGAAAAATCTTTCTGGTCTTATGGATTGGCAAAAGCGCTTGCTTCAGCTTAGGTAG
- a CDS encoding biotin--[acetyl-CoA-carboxylase] ligase: MSGFLIPLDVGLLKRSYSGRSIGHKIYVFDQVSSTNDVALKWGESGEPDGCVAIAESQSAGRGRFGKGWHSASCCGIWCSLLLRPSFSPAQVTCLTPFAVIAVASSIRHLLGLEVALKLPNDLYLSKGKVCGLLIEARTGERFFAVVGIGINVNQHHSDFPIELQDVATSLREETGTLHDRTQIALVLLTELDHLYARLADHFPAIQSLYETWPQWKGYKDISPNKEIC; encoded by the coding sequence GTGAGCGGTTTCCTGATTCCACTTGATGTCGGACTTCTCAAGAGAAGCTATTCAGGGCGCTCTATTGGACACAAAATTTATGTGTTTGATCAGGTTTCTTCCACTAATGATGTGGCTTTAAAATGGGGGGAAAGTGGGGAGCCAGATGGATGTGTTGCCATAGCAGAGTCTCAAAGCGCCGGTCGAGGACGCTTTGGGAAAGGCTGGCATTCTGCGTCATGCTGTGGCATTTGGTGTTCCCTGTTGCTGCGTCCTTCATTCTCTCCAGCGCAGGTTACCTGTTTGACCCCGTTTGCTGTAATTGCTGTCGCTTCCTCTATCCGCCACTTACTCGGGTTGGAGGTTGCTTTGAAACTACCGAACGACCTGTACCTTTCCAAAGGGAAGGTCTGTGGACTTTTGATTGAAGCACGCACAGGAGAGCGCTTTTTTGCCGTAGTGGGTATTGGGATTAATGTCAATCAGCACCACAGCGATTTTCCCATAGAGCTTCAAGATGTTGCAACCTCTTTACGGGAAGAAACTGGTACTCTTCATGACCGTACTCAGATTGCCCTAGTTCTGCTTACTGAGTTAGACCATCTCTATGCTCGCCTAGCGGACCACTTTCCTGCAATTCAGTCCCTGTATGAGACCTGGCCACAGTGGAAAGGATATAAGGATATTTCCCCTAACAAGGAAATTTGCTAG
- the tsaD gene encoding tRNA (adenosine(37)-N6)-threonylcarbamoyltransferase complex transferase subunit TsaD, translated as MSLNVSSVPVDCASRTILAIETSCDETAVALLRGFGEVLFSDIASQASIHARYGGVVPEIASRSHLDVLPLLIERAFYESTVSLKEVDLYAATAAPGLPSALIVGTSLTRGLALGAGRPFVPINHIEGHLLSPFFGEERIEPHIALVVSGGHTLLFDIQGFERYKLLGGTRDDAAGEAFDKVAKFLGLSYPGGARIDALAKRGDASSYAFPRSMLHSGDWDFSFSGLKTAVRSFLEKKSSRISLPDLCASFQEAVVDILVTKTLHAACVYRHSLITVSGGVSSNSRLQTKMKDACADAGISLRVAGPELQTDNALMIAFTAAHKRQ; from the coding sequence TTGAGCCTCAATGTCTCTTCTGTTCCTGTTGACTGTGCTTCCAGAACAATTCTAGCTATAGAAACTTCTTGTGATGAAACGGCAGTTGCTCTTCTCCGAGGTTTTGGTGAGGTGCTTTTTAGTGACATAGCTTCTCAAGCGAGTATTCATGCTCGGTACGGAGGGGTAGTGCCTGAGATTGCTTCCCGCAGTCATTTGGATGTTCTGCCACTCTTAATAGAACGGGCGTTTTATGAATCAACAGTGTCCTTGAAAGAAGTGGATTTATATGCAGCGACTGCTGCCCCGGGACTACCATCAGCATTAATTGTTGGGACTTCTCTTACCCGTGGGCTAGCACTTGGAGCTGGTCGGCCATTCGTTCCCATCAACCATATCGAAGGGCATCTTCTTTCTCCATTTTTTGGAGAAGAACGTATTGAGCCTCACATTGCCCTGGTCGTCAGTGGTGGACATACCTTATTATTTGATATTCAAGGGTTTGAGCGCTACAAGCTTCTTGGGGGTACTCGGGATGATGCTGCAGGTGAAGCCTTTGACAAGGTGGCAAAGTTCTTGGGGCTCTCCTACCCAGGAGGTGCTAGGATCGATGCACTTGCCAAGCGCGGGGATGCTTCCTCCTACGCATTCCCTCGAAGTATGTTGCATTCAGGAGATTGGGATTTCAGCTTTAGCGGCCTTAAGACAGCTGTGCGATCCTTTCTAGAAAAGAAAAGTAGTCGAATAAGTCTTCCAGACCTCTGTGCCTCCTTCCAGGAGGCAGTGGTAGACATCTTAGTTACAAAAACTCTCCATGCTGCTTGTGTCTATCGGCATTCACTGATTACTGTAAGCGGAGGGGTAAGTTCCAATAGCAGACTTCAAACTAAGATGAAGGATGCTTGTGCTGATGCTGGCATTTCACTCCGTGTGGCGGGCCCTGAACTACAGACCGACAACGCCCTCATGATCGCCTTCACTGCGGCTCATAAACGCCAATAA
- a CDS encoding thioredoxin family protein — translation MKRYLLVFLIASLATTLHAKFREEWQTDYRKALKQARTEHKQVLLNFTGSDWCGWCIRLKKEVFDQPEFIRLAEKHLVLVEVDFPQSGSLPRRVLEQNKKLRRGYCVEEFPTLVLLDCNGKKLKERTGYMEGGVAEIRRWIHAPLL, via the coding sequence ATGAAGAGATATCTTCTTGTCTTCCTCATAGCCTCTCTTGCAACAACCCTCCATGCCAAGTTTAGAGAAGAATGGCAGACGGATTATAGAAAGGCTCTCAAGCAGGCAAGGACAGAGCACAAGCAGGTTCTGCTAAACTTCACAGGTTCAGACTGGTGTGGATGGTGTATACGCCTTAAGAAAGAGGTTTTTGACCAGCCTGAATTTATTCGGCTTGCTGAGAAGCATCTGGTCTTAGTCGAAGTGGACTTTCCTCAAAGCGGGTCTCTTCCAAGGAGGGTGCTGGAGCAAAATAAAAAACTGAGAAGGGGGTACTGCGTTGAGGAATTTCCGACCCTTGTGCTTCTTGATTGCAATGGAAAAAAGTTAAAGGAGCGGACAGGTTACATGGAAGGGGGAGTAGCGGAAATAAGGCGGTGGATACACGCACCCCTATTGTGA